A stretch of Chiloscyllium plagiosum isolate BGI_BamShark_2017 chromosome 41, ASM401019v2, whole genome shotgun sequence DNA encodes these proteins:
- the LOC122542858 gene encoding SERTA domain-containing protein 1-like has translation MAASSFPLGKGVKRKRHEDDGGQAAAEYTPQTFHCGTLLDISLLKLHQNCVLAERNLHRSVLIANTLRRLQAEIRWENGHNTMPSEMPLLPPEQLTSGANQLQPLSKMGEEITDLNNNIAKAPSPSLTEAPFCLLSGNDSSLSSAISTILQDLDYVEDLSTPPGQAPPEDDHLLPLKPVSPDPRPEPRSLDSIFTAFEIADSDDFLIDGSLDAIFEDIDTSMYDVPQGFPAGACPTIQPNKASRGIPSAKPHNSRTDFELENLMDLLVG, from the exons ATGGCTGCAAGCag TTTTCCGTTGGGTAAAGGAGTGAAGCGGAAACGCCACGAGGATGACGGTGGTCAGGCTGCAGCAGAATACACTCCACAAACCTTCCATTGTGGCACATTGCTAGACATCTCTCTGCTTAAACTGCATCAGAACTGTGTTCTGGCAGAGCGCAACTTACACCGCTCCGTGCTGATTGCCAATACCTTGCGCAGGCTGCAAGCGGAGATCCGCTGGGAGAATGGTCACAACACGATGCCCAGTGAGATGCCACTGCTGCCACCTGAGCAACTTACTAGTGGTGCCAACCAACTACAGCCCCTCTCCAAAATGGGAGAGGAAATCACTGATCTAAACAACAACATTGCCAAGGCACCCTCGCCAAGCCTCACTGAAGCACCCTTCTGTCTCCTCTCTGGCAATGACAGCTCATTGTCCTCTGCCATCTCCACCATACTTCAGGACCTGGACTATGTGGAGGACCTGAGCACCCCTCCAGGCCAAGCACCTCCCGAAGATGACCATCTCTTGCCGCTGAAGCCAGTGAGCCCAGATCCCCGGCCGGAGCCCAGATCCCTTGATTCCATCTTCACAGCCTTTGAAATTGCAGACTCAGATGACTTCCTTATTGACGGTTCCCTTGATGCAATCTTTGAAGACATTGACACCTCTATGTATGATGTCCCGCAGGGCTTCCCTGCAGGGGCCTGTCCCACCATCCAGCCTAACAAAGCTTCACGAGGCATCCCTTCAGCAAAGCCCCACAACAGCCGGACAGACTTTGAGTTGGAGAATCTGATGGACCTTCTTGTTGGTTGA